Below is a genomic region from Streptomyces roseoviridis.
CGGGAACCGCCCGTGTGCAGCGTCGAGATCATTGTAAAGGAGTCTTTCTAAAGATATGTTTACATCATGACTGAGCAGCAGCCGCGCAGCATCCGGCTCACCGATCCCCGCGCCCTGCGCGCCTACGCCCACCCGACCCGGATGACCCTCGTGGGGCTGCTGCGGCGCAGCGGGCCGTTCACCGCCACCCAGGCGGCCGAGCTGACCGGCGAATCCGTCGCCAGCTGCTCGTACCACCTGCGGATACTCGCCAAGTACGGGCTGGTCGAGCAGGCGCCCGGCGGCAAGGGGCGGGAGAAGCCGTGGCGGGCGACGGCCCAGTTCACCGAGTGGCCCGACCACAGCGAGGACGCGGCGGTCGCCGAGGCGGCGAACGCGCTGAGCGGAGCCGCGATCGAGCTGTACTTCCGACGGGTCCTGCGGGCCGTGGAGAACCGCCACACCCTCCCCCCGGAGTGGAAGGAGGCCGAGCAGTTCGGCGACACGCTGGTCCACCTCACTCCGCAGGAGCTCGCCGGCCTCGGCCGGCGGATCCAGGAACTGCTGCGCCCCTACGAGGACCGTGACCTCGATCCGGCCCGGCGGCCCGAAGGGGCCAGGCCCGTGACATTCGTGCGCATCGCCTACCTGGACCGCGAGTTCCCCGAGGGCGCACCCCGCACCGTCCACCCGCGAGGCGCGGCCGGCGACGACGAGGAGCAGTGACCATGGCGCTCGGCACCCGCATACCCGTACTGCTCCGCGAGCGTCGGTTTCGGCGGTACTGGACCGGCCAGACGGTCTCGCTCGTCGGCGACCAGATCTCGCTCATGGCGCTCCCGCTCGCCGCCGTGCTCGTCCTGGGGGCCGACGCAGCCGAGATGGGCTGGCTGAAGACGGCCGAGTTGCTGCCCGCACTGCTGCTCAACCTGCCGCTCGGAGCCTGGGCCGACCGCCGGGCCCGCAGGAGACGGGCGATGATCGCGGCCGACATCGGCCGGGCCGCGCTGCTGCTGACCCTCCCCGTCGCCTACCTCCTGGACGCGCTGACGCTCGGCCAGCTGTACGCGGTCGCCTTCGGAGTCGGGGCGCTGTCCGTGCTGTTCGAGGCGTGCAACACCACCCTGTTCGTGGCGCTGGTCCCCGCCGAGCGCTATGTGCAGGCCAACTCCCTCGTCAACGGGAGCCGTTCGATGGCCTGGCTGGCGGGCCCGGGCATCGGTGGCGTGCTGGTGCAGATCCTCACCGCCCCCATCGCGCTGCTCGCCGACGCGCTCACCTATCTGGTCTCCGCCGGATACCTGGCGAGGATCCGCGCCGTGGAACCTCCCCCCGCGCCGGTCGAGAAGGGGCACTTCACCGAGGGGCTGCGCTGGCTGCTGGGGGACGCGTCGATGCGTGCCCTGTTCGCCTCGGCCGGCACGGTCCAGCTCTTCAACTACATGTTCCACACCCTCTTCGTGCTCTACGCCACGACCGAGCTCGGCCTGAGCGCAGGCGTCCTGGGCGCGGTGCTCGCGGCAGGGGCGGTGGGCGGACTGATCGGCGCGGTGGCCAGCGGCGCCGTCGTCCGGCGGATCGGCATCGGACCGTCCCTCGTGGCCGGTTACCTCGGCTTCACGCTTCCGCTGCTGCTCATACCCGCGGCCGAGGGCCCCCTGC
It encodes:
- a CDS encoding helix-turn-helix domain-containing protein, with amino-acid sequence MTEQQPRSIRLTDPRALRAYAHPTRMTLVGLLRRSGPFTATQAAELTGESVASCSYHLRILAKYGLVEQAPGGKGREKPWRATAQFTEWPDHSEDAAVAEAANALSGAAIELYFRRVLRAVENRHTLPPEWKEAEQFGDTLVHLTPQELAGLGRRIQELLRPYEDRDLDPARRPEGARPVTFVRIAYLDREFPEGAPRTVHPRGAAGDDEEQ
- a CDS encoding MFS transporter, with the translated sequence MALGTRIPVLLRERRFRRYWTGQTVSLVGDQISLMALPLAAVLVLGADAAEMGWLKTAELLPALLLNLPLGAWADRRARRRRAMIAADIGRAALLLTLPVAYLLDALTLGQLYAVAFGVGALSVLFEACNTTLFVALVPAERYVQANSLVNGSRSMAWLAGPGIGGVLVQILTAPIALLADALTYLVSAGYLARIRAVEPPPAPVEKGHFTEGLRWLLGDASMRALFASAGTVQLFNYMFHTLFVLYATTELGLSAGVLGAVLAAGAVGGLIGAVASGAVVRRIGIGPSLVAGYLGFTLPLLLIPAAEGPLPLVVGLLFAAEFLSCVGVMVVDVAAGSLQMALIPDAIRSRVMGAFRTLNHGFRPVGALVGGLLGAGLGLRPTLWIATVGAVFAVLWVLPSPLSRLRDLPEKASVVPQP